A stretch of Pseudomonas sp. 7SR1 DNA encodes these proteins:
- a CDS encoding RHS repeat-associated core domain-containing protein has protein sequence MNSQPHANTPVLAVFDGRAGPVRRVDYLRDSSGDQTQRLITAQAHDVAGRIIFQWDPRLHGTETANLHSVYSLSGTPLLTHSVDGGMRRELFGVAGQKLRGWDGRGSEQHIDYDSRLRPVAIRERGRDQAWVAVEYLHYGDSSSDSARRNRCGRLVEHYDTAGRLSMIDYSMAGASLHQSRRFLVTLDSPDWPRNETERDALLEPTAYDTHWFYSALTEILGHRDAKGHAQRRDFDIAGQLAATHLQWADSPIAQVIVQRMQYNADGRLNAYVAGNGVMTTYNHDPANGRLLEQKAVKDSDVLQHFSYRYDPVGNMTSLTDHTHVTRYHANQRIEGVRRFTYDSLYRLESATGLEAGGAGTQPQLPALIPPMDLSLRTPYTQHYRYDPGGNLQTLIHNSAAPGQAHTLHLTMDPSSNRCVQWRKGDVPGDDLSFDADGNPLTLPGTGRQLTWNLRNQLHGVTQVHRLASDDDEERYVYDAQGLRVRKRQSSQAAATRHVREVRYLPGLEIRTLDDSQALHVCTLQGLGFNVRGLYWEKGRPEEIDQGQLRYSLEDHLGSLVKELDQDARLISHEGYYPFGGTAWWAADCEVQASQKTIRYSGKERDASGLYCYGLRYYAPWTMRWVNPDPAGPVDGLNLYAMVGNNPMRYSDNLGLNKDSKTLQGGNELLTLMSERTQLILQGGANPLPAITGSPAKVKKMREIHFSDNPEAELFLKKNRDDNLVAHAGFEIPGATPDETIRLTDFFNIPLPPQLTVERHGVVEYRPAEQGLERDDPVSGGIFKFGDIDRYETFLEKKLIETYQDTQRPIKVYKGTNPDPINLAGLEYETPTFQPLLQRRMKAHIVAGGSYLPKSAGLPGMHAESVGGHVALAFQKAMTGEADPSQILVVTQKLKGAKTASAFPACFNCANILMESQDGSAPFNVLTDRVNMTHQQWNRALQPYI, from the coding sequence GTGAACAGCCAGCCCCACGCAAACACGCCAGTGCTGGCGGTGTTCGACGGACGCGCCGGCCCGGTGCGGCGCGTGGACTACCTGCGCGACTCCAGCGGCGATCAGACACAGCGGCTGATCACTGCCCAGGCGCATGACGTGGCCGGCCGCATCATTTTCCAGTGGGACCCTCGCCTGCACGGTACGGAAACGGCCAACCTGCATAGCGTCTATAGCCTGTCGGGAACCCCGTTGCTCACCCACAGTGTCGACGGCGGAATGCGTCGGGAGCTCTTCGGCGTGGCAGGACAGAAACTGCGGGGCTGGGACGGGCGCGGCAGCGAGCAACACATCGATTACGACTCGCGACTACGCCCCGTGGCGATCCGGGAACGAGGCCGGGACCAGGCCTGGGTCGCCGTCGAATACCTGCACTATGGCGACAGCTCGAGCGACAGTGCCCGGCGCAATCGATGCGGTCGGCTGGTGGAGCATTACGACACTGCCGGGCGTCTATCGATGATCGATTATTCAATGGCCGGTGCCTCGCTCCATCAGTCCCGGCGCTTTCTCGTCACGCTGGACTCGCCAGACTGGCCCCGGAACGAAACCGAGCGCGATGCGCTGCTCGAACCCACTGCCTACGACACACACTGGTTCTACAGCGCCCTGACTGAAATCCTGGGCCACAGGGATGCCAAGGGCCATGCCCAACGCCGGGACTTCGACATCGCCGGACAGCTCGCGGCCACTCACTTGCAATGGGCCGACAGCCCCATCGCGCAGGTGATTGTCCAACGCATGCAATACAACGCCGACGGTAGACTGAACGCATATGTCGCCGGTAACGGGGTCATGACCACCTACAACCATGACCCTGCCAATGGACGCCTGCTTGAACAAAAGGCTGTCAAAGACAGCGACGTCCTTCAACACTTCAGCTACCGGTACGACCCCGTGGGGAATATGACGTCCCTGACCGACCACACCCATGTCACCCGTTATCACGCCAACCAGCGCATCGAGGGCGTCCGCCGGTTCACCTACGACAGCCTGTATCGCCTGGAAAGCGCCACGGGCCTGGAGGCTGGCGGCGCCGGCACTCAACCGCAACTGCCGGCGCTGATCCCGCCGATGGACCTGTCACTGCGCACGCCCTACACCCAGCATTATCGCTACGACCCAGGCGGCAATCTGCAGACACTGATCCACAACAGCGCGGCCCCGGGCCAGGCGCATACGCTGCACCTGACCATGGACCCGTCGAGCAATCGTTGCGTGCAGTGGCGCAAGGGCGATGTTCCCGGCGATGACCTGAGCTTCGATGCCGACGGCAACCCGTTGACACTGCCCGGAACCGGCAGGCAACTGACCTGGAACCTGCGCAACCAGTTGCACGGCGTGACACAGGTGCATCGCCTGGCCAGCGACGACGATGAGGAGCGCTACGTCTACGACGCCCAGGGCTTGCGTGTGCGCAAGCGGCAAAGCAGCCAGGCGGCCGCTACGCGCCATGTGCGCGAGGTGCGCTACTTGCCCGGCCTCGAGATCCGCACCCTGGACGACAGCCAGGCGCTGCATGTCTGCACCTTGCAAGGCCTGGGCTTCAACGTGCGGGGACTCTACTGGGAAAAAGGCCGGCCGGAAGAAATCGACCAGGGCCAGCTGCGCTACAGCCTGGAAGACCACCTGGGCTCACTGGTCAAGGAACTGGACCAGGACGCCCGGCTCATCAGCCATGAAGGGTATTACCCTTTCGGCGGCACCGCATGGTGGGCAGCGGACTGCGAGGTACAGGCCAGCCAGAAAACCATCCGCTACAGCGGCAAGGAAAGGGACGCCAGCGGGCTTTACTGCTATGGATTGCGTTACTACGCGCCGTGGACGATGCGCTGGGTCAACCCGGACCCGGCGGGGCCGGTGGATGGGTTGAACCTGTATGCGATGGTGGGGAACAACCCTATGCGCTATTCGGACAACCTGGGCCTGAACAAGGACAGCAAGACGCTCCAGGGGGGCAACGAGCTGCTCACGCTCATGAGCGAGCGTACCCAGCTCATTCTGCAAGGCGGGGCCAACCCGCTGCCCGCTATTACCGGCTCACCGGCCAAAGTGAAAAAAATGCGCGAGATCCATTTCAGCGACAACCCGGAAGCCGAGCTGTTTCTCAAGAAGAACAGGGACGACAACCTGGTCGCCCATGCGGGCTTTGAAATACCCGGCGCGACACCTGACGAAACGATTCGACTGACGGATTTCTTCAATATCCCGTTGCCTCCCCAGTTAACGGTGGAACGCCACGGCGTCGTGGAATATCGTCCCGCCGAACAAGGCCTGGAGAGAGACGATCCGGTCTCGGGGGGCATCTTCAAGTTCGGCGATATCGACCGTTACGAGACATTCCTGGAGAAGAAGCTCATCGAGACGTACCAGGACACCCAACGTCCCATCAAGGTCTACAAAGGCACGAACCCCGACCCGATCAACCTGGCGGGCCTGGAGTACGAAACCCCCACGTTTCAACCCCTGCTCCAGAGGCGGATGAAGGCCCATATCGTCGCGGGGGGAAGTTACCTGCCCAAATCCGCCGGGCTTCCAGGCATGCATGCCGAGAGCGTCGGCGGACACGTTGCGCTGGCTTTTCAGAAGGCCATGACGGGTGAAGCCGATCCGTCGCAGATTCTGGTCGTGACGCAGAAACTCAAGGGTGCCAAGACCGCCTCGGCCTTCCCCGCCTGTTTCAACTGCGCCAACATCCTGATGGAGTCCCAGGATGGCTCTGCCCCGTTCAATGTCCTGACCGACAGGGTGAACATGACTCATCAACAATGGAACCGCGCACTGCAGCCGTACATTTGA
- a CDS encoding SpvB/TcaC N-terminal domain-containing protein has protein sequence MAEQTPLQIVPPTLSSSASIATIGNRIGPVGTRGAASFELPLPLSGARHLTPALALLYGSQGGNGTFGIGMRLPIPSIARRSSEGVPHYADDDVMIDADGVERWPELLEPPIIRPQAGPGGTTCAVVRYYPRVESAFDVYELWTPTDGGAPFWRVQGSNGHLYCYGSTEASHIAEPIDPEADPPAPIRIAEWLLLEEVSPSGEHIYYEYAADPGPFDGPHDYRTQRYLRRVCYGNATASETFYCFEDQDPADRDWHFHLLLDYGQRTLDLAQKPSWLTEEEAPWHLRSDPIHAYRYGFEVGTRRLCHQVLMFHHFPIETGTEPALVQRLLLEYTSTALGYSLLTAAHYQAWDAQGRVEYRPPVELQYSGFELNLTPETFLEFETMPAIEDGRHYQCVDLYGEGVPGFLCRYTDGWYYREPERAEAGGDTIAYGPWSRLESLPVASDNPAVLQVLTDLTGSGRLNWVIAQPGMNGFYTLNPDRSWSGFQSLQRLPTEFLHPAAQLGDLVGDGLRSLAMIGPKSVRLYANLREQGFAPGVNVPHEPDSELPLFSNVRSELVLFGNLLGSDSTELCRIRFDEIKCWPNLGHGRFGEGFVMSALPFHYGEFDADRVRIADLDGSGAPALIYLDSDGFDIYLNRGGNGLEQTPVRVPWPTGVRYDNLCQVTLADLQGLGCASLILSTPHMTDIGKPRHWRYDFVTARPYLLEGTNNNMGCSTRLAYRSSAQYWLDEKQQHVAQDKLPVCYLPLALLLVARQQQRDEITGNCLTQRFTYFEGDYDSRHRELRGFGRLYQLDSEVCEDEAQEGFTAPVLVKTWFHTGRTVDQPLRDCFAGDADAVPLGPTLLARFHESDEANEIIVPDPDTAREMAYALGGYVLRSETHPVDPDGLPRPYTVTQQRYLLRHPHAHQKSLLVLELETLTHQYDGFPHDPQVRHDINLKWNLFGQLIHGFAVHYARRLTALDSPPFEDELENTWWRDAHDEQQQLFHIIEKRAEHLHLIDDTGLRQRLGLPWRSRANGLQRPKGELPQGLNPRQISYETFLEHQDSAPWVAARQLIALQEQNYLLDEHDDIAFQALRGPLEVAEFDKQALDAYDTVPPPFDIREELETIGYEPMKLFLPEDPDEDMAENLWSKKLGFAIYQPLEGFFQVSALQETQSHGITTVEYDPYHLMSIAITLPDGCKTRVRYDYHSLLPQQIVDANDNIQQALYGPGGVPLGITFHGTENGVPAGFDDIARYRPPEDLTPGHAIAYPEETLGNIASAVRTDALSWMGSLDVTLVLSTQRDEWIRERYMLPDGHVRASGRTRLAQLKQRSAAEELLWVLVNAAPREPAHSVVLSADRYPDDPLRQVRIAVSAVDGFGRALQTKQRVEAGQAYAVAEDGSLVLENGQPLQHLAEQRWRVSQRVEYDNKGLVTRVYRPYFADAWRYINDASLRAHGYHDQQFYDPPGRLVKVINAKGHEAWHVYHPWYQCDHDYNDTDPGA, from the coding sequence ATGGCAGAACAGACGCCCCTCCAGATTGTGCCCCCCACCCTCTCCAGCAGTGCATCCATTGCCACGATCGGCAACCGGATCGGCCCTGTCGGCACCCGGGGAGCCGCCTCGTTCGAGTTACCATTACCCTTGTCCGGAGCCCGTCACCTGACCCCCGCGCTGGCACTGCTCTATGGCAGCCAGGGCGGCAATGGCACTTTTGGTATCGGCATGCGGCTACCCATTCCCAGCATCGCCCGCCGGAGCAGCGAGGGCGTTCCGCACTATGCCGACGACGATGTGATGATCGATGCCGACGGCGTCGAGCGTTGGCCCGAATTACTGGAGCCGCCGATCATTCGACCCCAGGCAGGCCCCGGCGGCACTACCTGCGCGGTGGTGCGGTATTACCCCAGGGTCGAAAGCGCCTTCGACGTCTACGAACTCTGGACGCCCACGGATGGCGGCGCGCCGTTCTGGCGTGTCCAGGGCAGCAACGGCCACCTGTATTGCTACGGCAGCACTGAAGCCTCGCACATCGCCGAACCCATCGACCCCGAGGCAGATCCTCCCGCGCCGATACGCATCGCCGAATGGCTGCTGCTGGAGGAGGTCAGCCCCTCGGGCGAGCACATCTATTATGAATACGCGGCCGATCCCGGCCCGTTCGACGGCCCCCACGACTATCGCACCCAGCGTTACCTGCGCCGGGTGTGCTACGGCAACGCCACGGCCAGTGAAACCTTTTACTGTTTCGAAGACCAAGACCCGGCAGACCGGGACTGGCATTTCCACCTGCTCCTGGACTACGGCCAGCGCACCCTCGACCTTGCGCAGAAACCTTCCTGGCTGACCGAGGAAGAGGCACCGTGGCACCTGCGCAGCGACCCGATCCACGCATACCGGTACGGGTTCGAAGTCGGCACGCGGCGCCTGTGCCATCAAGTCCTGATGTTCCATCACTTTCCCATCGAGACCGGCACCGAGCCCGCCCTGGTACAACGACTGCTGCTGGAATACACCTCGACGGCACTGGGCTACAGTCTGCTGACCGCCGCCCATTACCAGGCCTGGGACGCCCAGGGTCGGGTCGAATACCGGCCGCCCGTGGAACTGCAATACAGCGGTTTCGAGCTCAACCTCACCCCCGAAACCTTCCTCGAGTTCGAGACGATGCCGGCCATCGAGGACGGTCGGCATTATCAATGCGTCGACCTCTACGGCGAGGGTGTCCCGGGTTTCCTCTGCCGGTACACCGACGGCTGGTATTACCGCGAACCCGAGCGCGCCGAGGCCGGTGGCGACACGATCGCCTACGGCCCGTGGTCACGCCTGGAGAGCCTGCCGGTCGCCAGCGACAACCCGGCGGTACTGCAAGTGTTGACCGACCTGACCGGCAGTGGCCGACTCAACTGGGTCATCGCCCAGCCCGGCATGAACGGCTTCTACACCCTCAACCCGGACCGCAGCTGGTCAGGTTTCCAGAGCTTGCAGCGCTTGCCGACCGAATTCCTGCACCCGGCCGCGCAACTGGGTGACCTTGTCGGCGACGGCTTGCGTTCCCTGGCCATGATCGGGCCCAAAAGCGTGCGGCTGTATGCCAACCTGCGCGAACAAGGATTCGCCCCTGGCGTGAATGTGCCCCACGAACCGGACAGCGAATTGCCCCTGTTCAGCAACGTACGCAGCGAGCTGGTGTTGTTCGGCAACCTGCTGGGCAGCGACAGCACTGAGCTGTGTCGCATCCGCTTCGATGAGATCAAGTGCTGGCCGAACCTGGGGCACGGGCGTTTCGGCGAAGGATTCGTCATGAGCGCCCTGCCCTTTCATTATGGTGAGTTCGACGCCGACCGGGTACGGATCGCCGACCTGGACGGCTCCGGCGCCCCCGCGCTGATCTACCTCGACAGCGACGGCTTCGACATCTACCTCAACCGCGGCGGCAATGGCCTCGAGCAGACACCGGTCCGGGTGCCCTGGCCCACCGGTGTGCGGTACGACAATCTGTGCCAGGTCACCCTGGCCGACCTGCAGGGCCTGGGTTGCGCCAGCCTGATCCTCAGCACGCCCCACATGACCGATATCGGCAAGCCCCGACACTGGCGCTATGATTTCGTCACGGCCCGCCCCTATCTGCTGGAGGGCACGAACAACAACATGGGCTGCAGCACCCGCCTCGCCTACCGCAGCAGCGCCCAATACTGGCTGGATGAAAAGCAGCAGCACGTGGCCCAGGACAAACTCCCCGTGTGCTATCTGCCGCTGGCCCTGCTGCTGGTGGCGCGTCAACAGCAGCGGGACGAGATCACCGGCAATTGCCTGACCCAACGCTTCACTTATTTCGAAGGCGACTACGACAGCCGTCACCGTGAGTTGCGTGGTTTCGGCCGGTTGTACCAGCTCGACAGCGAAGTCTGCGAAGACGAGGCGCAAGAGGGCTTCACCGCACCGGTACTGGTCAAGACCTGGTTCCACACCGGTCGCACCGTCGACCAGCCCCTGAGGGACTGTTTCGCAGGCGACGCCGACGCGGTGCCATTGGGGCCGACGCTGCTGGCCCGCTTCCATGAAAGCGACGAGGCCAACGAGATCATCGTTCCCGACCCGGACACCGCTCGGGAAATGGCCTATGCCTTGGGCGGCTACGTCCTGCGCAGTGAAACCCATCCCGTCGATCCGGACGGCCTCCCCAGGCCCTATACCGTGACGCAACAGCGCTACCTGCTGCGCCATCCCCACGCCCATCAGAAAAGCCTGCTGGTGCTGGAGCTGGAGACCCTCACCCATCAATACGACGGTTTCCCCCACGATCCGCAAGTGCGGCACGACATCAACTTGAAATGGAACCTCTTCGGCCAGCTCATCCACGGGTTCGCCGTTCACTATGCCCGTCGTCTCACCGCCCTGGACTCACCGCCCTTCGAAGACGAACTGGAAAACACCTGGTGGCGCGATGCCCATGACGAGCAGCAGCAGCTGTTCCATATCATCGAGAAACGGGCCGAGCACCTGCACCTGATCGATGACACCGGGCTGCGCCAGCGTCTGGGCCTGCCATGGCGCTCCAGGGCCAACGGGTTGCAACGTCCAAAAGGCGAACTGCCCCAGGGACTCAACCCCAGGCAGATCAGCTACGAAACGTTCCTCGAACACCAGGATTCCGCGCCCTGGGTCGCCGCCCGGCAACTGATCGCACTGCAGGAACAGAATTACCTGCTGGACGAGCACGATGACATCGCCTTCCAAGCCCTGCGTGGCCCTCTGGAAGTGGCTGAATTCGACAAACAGGCTCTGGACGCCTACGACACCGTGCCGCCCCCTTTCGATATTCGCGAGGAACTGGAAACCATAGGCTACGAGCCCATGAAACTGTTCCTGCCGGAAGATCCCGACGAGGACATGGCTGAAAACCTCTGGTCGAAAAAGCTCGGCTTTGCCATCTACCAGCCTCTGGAGGGGTTTTTCCAGGTCAGTGCCCTGCAAGAGACCCAAAGCCATGGCATCACGACGGTCGAATATGACCCTTACCACCTGATGAGCATCGCCATAACCCTGCCGGACGGCTGCAAGACCCGTGTCCGATACGATTACCACTCGCTGTTGCCGCAGCAGATCGTCGATGCCAACGACAACATCCAGCAAGCCTTGTATGGCCCCGGCGGGGTGCCATTGGGGATCACCTTCCATGGCACCGAAAACGGCGTTCCGGCCGGCTTCGATGACATCGCCCGTTACCGTCCGCCCGAGGACCTGACGCCGGGTCATGCCATCGCCTATCCGGAAGAAACCCTGGGCAATATCGCCAGCGCGGTGCGCACCGACGCGCTCAGCTGGATGGGCTCGCTCGACGTCACGCTGGTGCTCTCGACGCAGCGCGACGAGTGGATCCGCGAGCGTTACATGCTGCCCGATGGCCATGTCCGTGCCTCAGGCCGAACCCGCCTGGCGCAACTGAAACAACGCAGCGCCGCCGAGGAACTGCTTTGGGTGCTGGTCAATGCCGCACCCCGGGAACCGGCCCACAGCGTGGTGCTGAGCGCCGATCGCTACCCGGACGATCCGTTACGGCAGGTCCGCATCGCCGTCAGCGCCGTCGACGGTTTCGGTCGCGCCCTGCAAACCAAGCAACGGGTCGAGGCCGGCCAGGCCTACGCCGTGGCCGAGGACGGTTCGCTGGTGCTGGAAAACGGGCAGCCGCTGCAACACCTGGCCGAACAACGCTGGCGCGTGAGCCAGCGTGTCGAGTACGACAACAAAGGGCTGGTCACCCGAGTCTATCGCCCTTATTTCGCCGATGCCTGGCGCTACATCAACGACGCCTCGCTGCGTGCCCACGGCTACCACGACCAGCAGTTCTACGACCCGCCGGGACGCCTGGTCAAGGTCATCAATGCCAAGGGACACGAGGCCTGGCATGTCTATCATCCCTGGTATCAATGCGACCATGACTACAACGATACGGATCCCGGGGCCTGA
- a CDS encoding fumarate hydratase, which yields MTVIKQDDLIQSVADALQFISYYHPVDFIQAMHEAYLREESPAARDSMAQILINSRMCATGHRPICQDTGIVTVFVRVGMDVRWDGATMSLDDMINEGVRRAYNLPENVLRASILADPAGARKNTKDNTPAVIHYSIVPGNTVEVDVAAKGGGSENKSKMAMLNPSDSIVDWVLKTVPTMGAGWCPPGMLGIGIGGTAEKAAVMAKEVLMESIDIHELKARGPRNRIEEMRLELFEKVNQLGIGAQGLGGLTTVLDVKIMDYPTHAASLPVCMIPNCAATRHAHFVLDGTGPASLEAPPLDAYPEIVWEAGPSARRVNLDTLTPEEVQSWKPGETVLLNGKMLTGRDAAHKRMVEMLNKGETLPVDLKGRFIYYVGPVDPVGDEVVGPAGPTTATRMDKFTRQILEQTGLLGMIGKSERGPTAIEAIKDNKAVYLMAVGGAAYLVAQAIRKSKVLAFAELGMEAIYEFEVKDMPVTVAVDSKGESVHITGPAIWQKKISENLAIEVQ from the coding sequence ATGACCGTGATCAAGCAAGACGACCTGATTCAGAGCGTTGCCGACGCCCTGCAGTTCATTTCCTATTACCACCCCGTGGATTTCATCCAGGCGATGCACGAGGCCTACCTGCGCGAAGAATCGCCGGCGGCCCGTGATTCCATGGCGCAGATCCTGATCAACTCGCGCATGTGCGCCACCGGTCATCGGCCGATCTGCCAGGACACCGGCATCGTGACCGTGTTCGTGCGCGTGGGCATGGACGTGCGTTGGGATGGCGCGACCATGAGCCTGGACGACATGATCAACGAGGGCGTGCGTCGCGCCTACAACCTGCCGGAGAACGTGCTGCGTGCATCGATCCTCGCCGACCCGGCGGGCGCGCGCAAGAACACCAAGGACAACACCCCGGCGGTCATCCACTACTCCATCGTCCCGGGCAACACCGTGGAAGTGGACGTGGCGGCCAAGGGCGGCGGTTCCGAGAACAAGTCGAAGATGGCGATGCTCAACCCGTCCGACTCCATCGTCGACTGGGTACTCAAGACCGTGCCGACCATGGGTGCCGGCTGGTGTCCACCGGGCATGCTCGGCATCGGTATCGGCGGCACCGCCGAGAAGGCCGCCGTCATGGCCAAGGAAGTGTTGATGGAGTCCATCGACATCCATGAACTGAAGGCACGCGGCCCCCGGAACCGTATCGAAGAGATGCGCCTGGAGCTGTTCGAGAAGGTCAACCAGCTGGGCATCGGTGCCCAGGGCCTGGGTGGCCTGACCACCGTGCTCGACGTGAAGATCATGGACTACCCGACCCACGCCGCCTCCCTGCCGGTGTGCATGATCCCCAACTGCGCCGCCACCCGTCACGCCCATTTCGTGCTGGACGGCACCGGCCCGGCCTCCCTGGAAGCGCCACCCCTGGACGCCTATCCGGAAATCGTCTGGGAAGCCGGCCCGTCGGCCCGTCGCGTGAACCTCGATACCCTGACCCCGGAAGAAGTCCAGAGCTGGAAGCCGGGCGAAACCGTGTTGCTCAACGGCAAGATGCTTACCGGCCGTGACGCGGCGCACAAGCGCATGGTCGAGATGCTGAACAAGGGTGAAACCTTGCCGGTGGACCTCAAGGGCCGCTTCATCTACTACGTCGGCCCGGTCGATCCGGTCGGTGACGAAGTCGTGGGCCCGGCCGGTCCGACCACCGCCACGCGGATGGACAAGTTCACCCGCCAGATCCTGGAACAGACCGGCCTGCTGGGCATGATCGGCAAATCCGAGCGCGGCCCGACCGCAATCGAAGCGATCAAGGACAACAAGGCCGTCTACCTGATGGCCGTCGGTGGCGCCGCTTACCTGGTGGCTCAGGCGATTCGCAAATCCAAGGTCCTGGCATTCGCCGAACTGGGCATGGAAGCGATCTACGAGTTCGAGGTCAAGGACATGCCGGTGACCGTGGCGGTCGACAGCAAAGGCGAGTCGGTGCACATCACCGGCCCGGCGATCTGGCAGAAGAAGATCAGCGAAAACCTGGCGATCGAAGTGCAATAA
- a CDS encoding GGDEF domain-containing protein produces MTHNAIQRLLLKRFALAAATYALALVLLWLAYFSGHYQDSLRDVIIGSGLVVLCQGALFVLFVTDRNLRFADPSLTEAQVLIGLGWQTWMMMHLDQARGVFLVFYVLILLFGLFHLSRRAFVRCATLVFISFTGITLWDAYFFRLPDPTLAGLQVCVLFIVLVWLVLYARYVQTSRQRMRQRRFALQAHQDTLRGMMRQLEDLVATDELTGLFNRRHFLRLATRELNSLRPGVAHGLALIDLDHFKRINDLHGHAAGDQVLQAFAGVATACLREGDVLARYGGEEFVMLLPACDPARLTACCERLRRAFSEVELSGLRLGTLSLSVGMTLLEIDDDLDGALQRADQALYRAKRDGRNRCAAAWENVDA; encoded by the coding sequence TTGACCCATAACGCCATTCAACGTCTCCTGCTCAAACGCTTCGCCCTGGCGGCCGCAACCTACGCGCTGGCACTGGTGTTGTTGTGGCTGGCATATTTCAGTGGTCATTACCAAGACTCGTTGCGCGATGTGATCATCGGCAGTGGGTTGGTGGTGTTGTGCCAGGGGGCTCTGTTCGTCCTGTTTGTCACGGATCGCAACCTGCGTTTCGCCGACCCAAGCCTCACCGAGGCGCAGGTCCTGATCGGCCTGGGCTGGCAGACCTGGATGATGATGCACCTGGACCAGGCCCGGGGCGTGTTCCTGGTGTTCTACGTGCTGATCCTGCTGTTCGGGCTGTTTCACTTGTCCCGACGGGCTTTCGTGCGTTGCGCGACGCTGGTCTTCATCAGTTTCACCGGCATTACCCTGTGGGATGCCTACTTCTTCCGGTTGCCCGACCCGACCCTGGCCGGGTTGCAGGTGTGCGTGCTGTTTATTGTGCTGGTGTGGCTGGTGTTGTACGCCCGATATGTCCAGACCTCGCGCCAACGCATGCGCCAGCGACGCTTTGCCTTGCAGGCGCACCAGGACACCCTGCGCGGGATGATGCGCCAGCTCGAAGACCTGGTGGCCACCGACGAGTTGACCGGGCTGTTCAACCGCCGGCACTTCCTGCGCCTGGCCACTCGTGAACTCAACTCCCTCAGGCCAGGTGTCGCCCATGGCCTGGCCTTGATCGACCTGGACCATTTCAAACGCATCAACGACCTGCATGGCCATGCCGCGGGCGATCAGGTGCTCCAGGCATTCGCCGGCGTCGCCACGGCCTGCCTGCGCGAAGGTGACGTGCTGGCCCGCTATGGCGGTGAAGAGTTCGTGATGCTGCTGCCTGCCTGTGATCCCGCGCGCCTGACTGCCTGCTGCGAACGACTGCGGCGAGCGTTCAGCGAAGTCGAGTTGAGCGGTTTGCGACTGGGGACCCTCAGCCTGTCGGTGGGCATGACCCTGCTGGAAATCGACGACGACCTGGACGGCGCCTTGCAGCGCGCCGACCAGGCCTTGTACCGTGCCAAGCGCGACGGGCGAAACCGATGCGCGGCGGCCTGGGAGAATGTCGATGCCTGA
- a CDS encoding iron-sulfur-binding ferredoxin reductase, with translation MPELTVAGRHWTVAAGSNLLDALNQSGVAVPYSCRAGSCHACLVQCVDGDVRDSRPDALSPTQRDQGWRLACQCQVVQDVQIHAFDPHRDGQAARVAAVDWLGADVLRIRITPERALRYQAGQHMVLWLGDIARPYSLASLPGEDRFLEFHLDCRQPGQFVDAARSMTAGDPIRLGELRGGALHYDPEWRDKPLWLLAAGTGLAPLFGILREALRQQHRGSIHLIHVAHDAGGHYLDKPLAALAAKHPNLTVELLASSDAPAALARLRLPSRQTQALACGHPERVEAFAKRLYLAGLPRNQLLVDVFLPRA, from the coding sequence ATGCCTGAATTGACGGTTGCCGGCCGACACTGGACGGTGGCGGCGGGAAGCAACCTGCTGGACGCGTTGAATCAGTCCGGCGTGGCCGTGCCCTACAGTTGCCGCGCCGGCAGTTGCCATGCGTGCCTGGTGCAATGTGTGGACGGCGACGTGCGCGACAGCCGGCCCGATGCCTTGAGCCCGACGCAGCGCGACCAGGGCTGGCGCCTGGCATGTCAATGCCAGGTGGTGCAGGACGTGCAGATCCACGCCTTCGATCCGCATCGCGACGGTCAGGCTGCCCGGGTGGCGGCGGTGGATTGGCTGGGGGCCGACGTGCTGCGCATCCGTATCACGCCTGAGCGGGCGCTGCGTTATCAGGCCGGCCAGCACATGGTGCTGTGGCTCGGTGACATAGCCCGGCCTTATTCCCTGGCGAGCCTGCCCGGCGAAGACCGCTTCCTGGAGTTTCACCTCGACTGTCGCCAGCCCGGTCAGTTCGTCGATGCGGCCCGATCCATGACGGCTGGCGACCCCATCCGCCTCGGTGAACTGCGCGGTGGTGCCCTGCATTACGACCCCGAGTGGCGCGACAAACCGCTGTGGCTGCTGGCCGCTGGCACCGGGCTGGCACCGCTGTTCGGCATCCTGCGCGAGGCCCTGCGCCAGCAACATCGAGGCAGCATCCACCTCATCCATGTGGCCCATGACGCTGGCGGTCATTATCTGGACAAACCCCTGGCCGCGCTGGCGGCCAAGCACCCGAACCTCACGGTGGAGCTGCTGGCCTCGTCCGACGCCCCCGCGGCGCTGGCGCGGCTGCGGCTGCCCTCGCGGCAGACCCAGGCCCTGGCCTGTGGTCATCCCGAGCGGGTCGAGGCCTTCGCCAAGCGCTTGTACCTGGCGGGGTTGCCGCGTAATCAACTGCTGGTGGATGTGTTCCTTCCCCGGGCTTGA